A region from the Acomys russatus chromosome 24, mAcoRus1.1, whole genome shotgun sequence genome encodes:
- the Ssrp1 gene encoding FACT complex subunit SSRP1 — MAETLEFNDIFQEVKGSMNDGRLRLSRQGIIFKNSKTGKVDNIQAGELTEGIWRRVALGHGLKLLTKSGHAYKYDGFRESEFEKLSDFFKTHYRLELMEKDLCVKGWNWGAVKFGGQLLSFDIGDQPVFEIPLSNVSQCTTGKNEVTLEFHQNDDAEVSLMEVRFYVPPTQEDGVDPVEAFAQNVLSKADVIQATGDAICIFRELQCLTPRGRYDIRIYPTFLHLHGKTFDYKIPYTTVLRLFLLPHKDQRQMFFVISLDPPIKQGQTRYHFLILLFSKDEDISLTLNMSEEEVEKRFEGRLTKNMSGSLYEMVSRVMKALVNRKITVPGNFQGHSGAQCITCSYKASSGLLYPLERGFIYVHKPPVHIRFDEISFVNFARGTTTTRSFDFEIETKQGTQYTFSSIEREEYGKLFDFVNAKKLNIKNRGLKEGMNPSYDDYADSDEDQHDAYLERMKEEGKIREENANDSSDESGEETDESFNPGEEEEDVAEEFDSNASASSSSNEGDSDREEKKRKQLKRAKMAKDRKSRKKSSEVKKGKDPNAPKRPMSAYMLWLNASREKIKADHPGISITDLSKKAGEIWKGMSKEKKEEWERKAEDARREYEKAMKEYEGGRGESSKRDKSKKKKKVKAKMEKKSTPSRGSSSKSSSRQLSESFKSKEFVSSDESSSGENKSKKKRRRSEDSEEEELASTPPSSEDSASGSDE; from the exons ATGGCAGAGACACTGGAGTTCAACGACATCTTCCAGGAGGTGAAAGGGTCCATG AATGATGGGAGGCTGCGATTGAGCCGTCAGGGTATCATCTTTAAGAACAGCAAGACGGGCAAAGTGGACAACATCCAGGCCGGGGAGTTGACGGAAGGCATCTGGCGCCGGGTAGCTTTGGGCCACGGACTTAAGCTGCTCACAAAGAGTGGGCATGCCTACAAGTACGACGGCTTCCGAGAATCG GAGTTTGAGAAACTCTCTGATTTCTTCAAAACTCACTATCGCCTCGAGCTAATGGAGAAGGATCTGTGTGTGAAGGGCTGGAACTGGGGGGCAGTGAAGTTTGGGG GACAGCTGCTTTCTTTTGACATTGGTGATCAACCAGTCTTTGAGATACCCCTAAGCAATGTGTCCCAGTGTACAACGGGCAAGAATGAGGTGACCCTGGAATTTCACCAAAATGACGACGCTGAAGTGTCTCTCATGGAGGTGCGCTTTTACGTCCCTCCCACGCAGGAAGATGGTGTGGACCCTGTAGAG GCCTTTGCCCAGAACGTTTTGTCAAAGGCAGACGTGATCCAGGCCACTGGAGATGCCATCTGCATCTTCCGGGAGCTGCAGTGTTTGACTCCTCGTGGTCGTTACGATATCCGGATCTACCCTACCTTTCTACATCTGCATGGCAAGACCTTTGACTACAAGATCCCCTACACCACAGTTCTccgtctcttcctgctgccccacAAAGATCAGAGACAGATGTTCTTTGTG ATCAGCCTGGATCCACCTATTAAGCAGGGCCAAACCCGTTACCACTTCCTgatcctcctcttctccaaggACGAGGACATCTCCTTGACCCTCAACATGAGCGA GGAAGAAGTGGAGAAGCGCTTTGAGGGACGGCTCACCAAGAACATGTCAGGATCCCTCTACGAGATGGTCAGCCGGGTCATGAAAGCACTTGTGAACCGTAAAATCACAGTCCCAGGCAACTTCCAAGG GCACTCAGGAGCCCAGTGCATCACCTGCTCCTATAAGGCCAGCTCGGGGCTCCTGTACCCCCTGGAGCGGGGCTTCATCTACGTGCACAAGCCCCCTGTGCACATCCGCTTCGATGAGATCTCTTTCGTCAACTTTGCCCGCGGCACCACAACGACGCGTTCCTTCGACTTCGAAATCGAGACCAAGCAGGGCACTCAGTACACCTTCAGCAGCATAGAGCG GGAGGAGTATGGAAAGCTGTTCGATTTTGTCAATGCAAAGAAGCTCAACATCAAAAACAGAGGATTGAAAGAG GGCATGAACCCAAGCTATGACGATTATGCCGACTCTGATGAAGACCAGCATGATGCCTATTTGgagaggatgaaggaggagggCAAGATCCGGGAGGAGAATGCCAATGACAGCAGTGACGAGTCAGGAGAGGAAACTG ATGAGTCCTTCAACCCtggtgaagaggaagaagatgtggcAGAGGA GTTTGACAGCAATGCCTCCGCCAGCTCCTCCAGTAATGAGGGTGACAGCGACCGAGAAGAGAAGAAGCGGAAACAGCTCAAAAGGGCCAAGATGGCCAAGGATCGCAAGAGCCGCAAGAAGTCGTCAGAG GTGAAGAAGGGGAAGGATCCAAATGCCCCGAAGAGGCCTATGTCTGCGTACATGCTGTGGCTGAATGCCAGCCGCGAGAAGATCAAGGCAGATCACCCTGGCATCAGCATCACCGACCTTTCCAAGAAGGCAGGCGAGATCTGGAAGGGGATgtccaaagagaagaaagaggagtggGAGCGCAAGGCTGAGGACGCGCGGAGGGAGTATGAGAAGGCCATGAAGGAGTACGAAGGAGGAAGGGGCGAATCCTCTAAAAG GGACAAgtctaagaagaaaaagaaagtcaaagcaaagatggaaaaaaaatccactccCTCTAGGGGTTCATCATCCAAGTCTTCATCAAGGCAGCTGAGTGAGAGCTTCAAAAGCAAAGAGTTTGTGTCCAGTGACGAGAGCTCTTCAGGGGAGAACAAgagcaaaaagaagaggaggcggAGCGAG GACTCTGAGGAGGAGGAACTGGCCAGTACTCCCCCAAGCTCAGAGGACTCTGCCTCAGGATCTGACGAGTAG